The nucleotide sequence GCAATGGTGGTATGTCTTTGGGGCCTTTGCCTGGACGGTGCCAATTGGAAATTACATTCTTCTGGGCGACCGGTACTGGACCGACTGGCGGTTGCTGATAACCGCTACGGTGTTTTTGTATACCTTCTATGCCTTTGCCATCTTTGCCTGCGGATGGGTAGCCAACCAGACCGAAAAGCGCTACTCAGAGGTTAGCCAGACGCTCTATCGAATGGGAGTTATGTTCGGAGGAGTGCTGGCCGTTACGCTCCTGACAATCTGCCTGACCTTACTGGCTTATGCATTCATTCCGCTGCTTTCCATCGCAATCACTCCCGAATTGTGGAGCAATCTGTTGCGGCTGGGTTTTATCTTCGACCTGCTGTTCTGCCTGGCGCACGGCTGTCTGTTTCTGCTGGGCAAATGGCGCGAAAAGCAGATGGAAAAAGAAGGTCTGCAGCGGCTCCAGATTGAAAATCAGCTCGATGCGCTCAAAACGCAGGTCAATCCGCACTTTCTGTTCAATAGCCTGAACTCGCTTTCTTCCCTGATTGGGGAGGACGCACAACGCGCCGAAAAGTTCGTTGATGCGCTGGCGCACGTCTATCGGTATATGCTGCGTAGAGATCCGGTTGATGACCCCGGCCGCGACCGTGATCTGGCGACACTCGAAGACGAGCTGCGGTTCGCCACTTCCTACGCGTATTTGCTCACTACACGCTACGGAACCGGCATTTCGTTCCGCTTCAACGTGGATATGGCATATCGGGACTGTTACTTGCCCCGGTTAACGCTCCAGACCTTGATTGATAACGCAACCCGACACAATACTATCAGCCCGGACCGGCCCCTGTGTATTGAGATCAGTACGGCCAACACCGGGCGTTTGCTGGTGCGCAACAACCGGCAGATCCGGGTGCGCCGGGTTGATGGCGGGCAGGGAAGTCTGTCGGCGCTGATTGTCCGGTATCAGTTACTGGGTAAACGCATTCCGTCCATTGCTGAAAACGAATCGCATTTTTCAGTCTGGTTACCGCTTATTCCGTCCAGACAGGCCATCACTGCATGAAGACGATTATGGACATAGTGCTCCGGTGGCCGCCCTGGATCAGCCTACGCAGTCGGCAGGTGTATTGGCTGTTGATGCCTTGCCTGAGCGTGGTTGTGACCTATTCCCTTTTCGGGCCCCTGCTGACTACGCATATTGGGCTATTTGGGCTGGCCCTGCTGCAGGCTGCAGTGGTGATTACCGCCATGTTTACAGTTTACGACCCGGTGCTTCGTCTGATTACCCGCCGGTATCCGAATCTGTCGCAGACGCCCCAGCGGGTGCTGCTCAATGCCGCCTTCTTATTCCTATTTACGTCGCTGATCGAGCAGGTTGTGTTTTATGCTTACGTCCAGTCGGGGCTGCTGCCCGCAGCTTACGGGACTGGCCAACTGCTGAGCCTGTTTGTTTACGGGCGGGTCGGCAACATTGTTACTATTTTTCTTTACGAAAGCCTGTACACGATGCGCCGGTGGCAGGAAAACCTGGCGGAGTCTGAGCAGTTGAAAAAAGCCAATCTGCAAAGTCAGTTCGAAAGTCTGAAAAATCAGGTCAACCCTCACTTTCTGTTCAATAGCCTGAACTCGCTTTCGTCGCTGATTGCCGACGAACCCGACAAGGCAGAGCAGTTCGTGGATGAAATGGCCAAGGTGTACCGTTACCTGCTTCAGACTAATCAGTCGCAACTCACGACGCTGTCTGCCGAGCTGGAGTTCGTTGACTCGTATTATCACCTGCTGAAAACGCGCTACCAGGCCGGTATTGAACTACAGGTCGACGTAGCGCCGGATTACTACCTGTACCGGCTGCCGCCCCTGACCCTGCAGATGCTGCTGGAAAATGCTGTTAAACACAACATAATCCAAGCGAACCGACCGCTTACGCTGGAAATCAAAACCCGGCCCGCCGAATCTGGTAGTTCGCCGGAAGGAGCCGCCGAACTGCTGGTTCGTAACAACCTTCAGCGCAAAAACACCCGAACCCTGTCTAATCAGGTGGGCTTGTCTAATATTGAGGCTAAATACCGACTGCTGGCTCAGAATGAGCCGATTGTGGGGGAGGCCGATGGTTATTTTAGTGTTATCTTACCCCTGTTAACCCCGCTTAATCATGAACGTGCTGATCGTTGAGGACGAAGACCTGGCTGTCCGTAAACTGCAGAAATTAGTAGCCGAAGTAGATCCTACCCTCTCGATTGCGGGAGTAACGGCGAGCATTGAAGATACCGTAGACTGGCTGGAAAAGCATCAGACGACCAATGCGCCGGACCTGATCTTCATGGATATTGAACTGGCCGACGGGCAGAGTTTTGAGATATTTGAGCGGGTGAACGTACAGAGCACGGTCATTTTTACGACTTCTTATGATGAATACGCCCTGCAGGCCTTTAAGGTTAATAGCATTGATTACCTGCTGAAACCCATTCAGAAAGAAGATCTGCAGCGGAGCCTGAAAAAGTTTCGCGATCTGCGCGGTAATGGCCCCGCGGCCGAAACCCCGGCGCTCAACCTCGATAAACTCTTGCGTGAACTGCAGTTAGGCCAGCAGCCGAAAGATTACCGCAAGCGATTCCTGGTTCGGCAGGGGCAGCGGCTGCTTTCGGTCGAAACGAGCGAAATCTCTTATTTCTTTACCGATGAGCGATTCAGCTTTTTCCGAACGCATAACAACCAGAAGTTTCTGGTGGATTACACCCTCGACGAACTGGCTGATTCGCTCGATCCCTCAAACTTCTATCGAATCAATCGGAGCGTCATCGTTACCCACCGGTCGGTTGATCAGATGCAGCCGTATTTTGGTAACCGCCTGGCCCTGACGCTTCGCCCGGGGTTCGATAAGGAAGCCATCGTTAGCCGGGAAAAAGTGACCGAGTTTAAAAAATGGATGGGGAAATAGCCCGGGCTTAGTTACCGGCTTTCGTGGTAAACTCCATAAAGCGGTACACTTCCTGCCGCACTACGTCGAATGTCTGGGCTATCTGGTTGCGGAACTGCTTATACGCCTGGGGTGTCATGATGGCGCCGGCAGCCTCCATCAGACCCGGATTTGCAATCGCGCTTAGGTTGCCGACGTAGTACGCCACGCTGCGGTCGAAGCCTTTTTCGCTGCCGTTCGGAATAATCAGGGCCGAAAAGTCCCAGCCCGCCAGCGTATTGCGTTTGATGCGCTCTTCGCTCAGTCGCTTCATCTGGCTAACGAGGTTTTCCGTGTCGGTCACCGGGTCTTTACGCCGAATCCGGTCAACAACCATCAGCGGAGTCTGGCCGGGTGCGAAGCCCGGCGCATAGGCCGCATCGAGCGTTTCCCAAATTTCTATCTTGACTACGGGAGCCACGGTGCGATCACGCTTCTGGAGATCGGCCATTCTCGCCTTTGCACTGTCGCCATAAATTCGGGTCAGGGCCGCCGGCGATGCGCCTTTCAGGTTAACATCCCGCCCAACTATGCGGGTTACGTAGTCATACTCGGCCGGGTTGGGGTTCGAACTGAACTGCTTGACCATCATGTACCAGCCTTCAAGATTCCCTTCATCCACGGCGGCCTGATTCAGGGTCTTCCACTCCCGTTCAATGGGTAAAGCGTCCTGAATGGTGTAGCCGGGGGCTAGTTTATGGTAAATCAGAAACGTATAGGTTTTCTGGGCGGGTTTAGCCTGTGCCGACGATGAGTGTGGGCAGAAGACTAGGCTAAAGAGCGCCGTGAGGCTGTAAAGAAGCAGGCGGTTCATGGACAGGGGGTTAAGGGGAGTGATTCGTCAGGAGACTTAACGGCTCACCGGCTTTTTAAACTGACTCGGCTCGCGCATGAGTTTTTCGACGTCTGCTACGGTACGCGGAGCTGTCAGCGACAGAACCCGGTGACCTGTGTCGGTAATAAGCACGTCGTCTTCAATTCGCACGCCGATGTTCCACCATTTTGGATCGCAGGGCGAATTCGCCGGAATGTATACGCCTGGTTCAACCGTCAGCACCAGACCGGGGTTCAGATTGGTCAGCGCCGGGTTGTGGGAGGGAATCATCCGGTCGCCAACCCGCCAGTCGTGAACGTCGAGCCCGAGGCTGTGCGAGGTGCCGTGCATAAAATACCGGGCCGTTTCGGCAGAATCTCTGGCGATTCCCAGCCTGGCCAGGCCATCCTGAACCACCTGAAATGCAGCTTTATGAACGTTCCGAAACGGAGTTCCGGGCTTGCAGGCCGAAAAACCTGCTTCCTGAGCCGCCAGCACCAGCTCGTAAATAGCTTTCTGGGCGGGTGAAAACGTGCCGTTGACGGGCATGGTGCGGGTAACGTCGGCGGTATAGCCGTGGTACTCGGCCCCGCAGTCGGCCAGGAACAGGTCGCCGTCCTGGAGTTTCCGGCGGTTGGTGATGTAGTGCAGGATGCAGCTGTTCTCGCCCCCGCCCGCGATTGAGCCGTAGCCTACGTATTCGGAACCGTTGCTTTTAAACATATACTCCATCACCGATTGAGCGTGGTATTCCGTCAGGTTGGGAGCCAAGAATTTCATGACTTCGCGGTGCCCCTGGCAGGTAATGTCAATAGCTTTCTGGAGCAGCGCCATCTCTTCGGGTTGTTTGAACTGCCGCAGTTTAGCCATAACCA is from Spirosoma taeanense and encodes:
- a CDS encoding sensor histidine kinase — its product is MPIDLSPETSQSALSGRPVLLPARQWWYVFGAFAWTVPIGNYILLGDRYWTDWRLLITATVFLYTFYAFAIFACGWVANQTEKRYSEVSQTLYRMGVMFGGVLAVTLLTICLTLLAYAFIPLLSIAITPELWSNLLRLGFIFDLLFCLAHGCLFLLGKWREKQMEKEGLQRLQIENQLDALKTQVNPHFLFNSLNSLSSLIGEDAQRAEKFVDALAHVYRYMLRRDPVDDPGRDRDLATLEDELRFATSYAYLLTTRYGTGISFRFNVDMAYRDCYLPRLTLQTLIDNATRHNTISPDRPLCIEISTANTGRLLVRNNRQIRVRRVDGGQGSLSALIVRYQLLGKRIPSIAENESHFSVWLPLIPSRQAITA
- a CDS encoding sensor histidine kinase, giving the protein MKTIMDIVLRWPPWISLRSRQVYWLLMPCLSVVVTYSLFGPLLTTHIGLFGLALLQAAVVITAMFTVYDPVLRLITRRYPNLSQTPQRVLLNAAFLFLFTSLIEQVVFYAYVQSGLLPAAYGTGQLLSLFVYGRVGNIVTIFLYESLYTMRRWQENLAESEQLKKANLQSQFESLKNQVNPHFLFNSLNSLSSLIADEPDKAEQFVDEMAKVYRYLLQTNQSQLTTLSAELEFVDSYYHLLKTRYQAGIELQVDVAPDYYLYRLPPLTLQMLLENAVKHNIIQANRPLTLEIKTRPAESGSSPEGAAELLVRNNLQRKNTRTLSNQVGLSNIEAKYRLLAQNEPIVGEADGYFSVILPLLTPLNHERADR
- a CDS encoding LytR/AlgR family response regulator transcription factor; this translates as MNVLIVEDEDLAVRKLQKLVAEVDPTLSIAGVTASIEDTVDWLEKHQTTNAPDLIFMDIELADGQSFEIFERVNVQSTVIFTTSYDEYALQAFKVNSIDYLLKPIQKEDLQRSLKKFRDLRGNGPAAETPALNLDKLLRELQLGQQPKDYRKRFLVRQGQRLLSVETSEISYFFTDERFSFFRTHNNQKFLVDYTLDELADSLDPSNFYRINRSVIVTHRSVDQMQPYFGNRLALTLRPGFDKEAIVSREKVTEFKKWMGK
- a CDS encoding aminopeptidase P family protein — encoded protein: MRIFSGLMAGLCVLFSILLTGLLALPASAQINPALYDTDKLSPAFHADRRAALRAAMPSNTAVVVFANPERNRNNDTDFQYAQDPNLYYLTGYGEPNALLIITKDEVTVGNQRGTEFFFAQERNPRQETWTGRRLGTEGVTNQLGLRNVSLGKDFNNFPLDFARFDSVLCVLPKGAVDYADPKEKADLFDLIGQFNAKTQDCTVSAPAFRLVMAKLRQFKQPEEMALLQKAIDITCQGHREVMKFLAPNLTEYHAQSVMEYMFKSNGSEYVGYGSIAGGGENSCILHYITNRRKLQDGDLFLADCGAEYHGYTADVTRTMPVNGTFSPAQKAIYELVLAAQEAGFSACKPGTPFRNVHKAAFQVVQDGLARLGIARDSAETARYFMHGTSHSLGLDVHDWRVGDRMIPSHNPALTNLNPGLVLTVEPGVYIPANSPCDPKWWNIGVRIEDDVLITDTGHRVLSLTAPRTVADVEKLMREPSQFKKPVSR